In the Permianibacter fluminis genome, TGCACTCAAAGGTGATGGCAGCGCTCAGGGCCAGATGGATGCCGGCCAATTGCAGGGTATGGCGCCGGAAAAATGCGCCGCTGGCATCGTCCGGGCCATGCAGCGCAATAAGGCCGAATTGTGGATTGGCGGCAAGGAAATTTTTGGTGTTTACTTGAAGCAAATCTGCCCGCCTTTGCTGCGTCATCTGGTCAGCCGGGTTCGGGTGACCTGAAGCGGATGTCGCCGGCGCCGTTGTCGACCTGCTGCAACCTGATATGGAGTTCTCGTGCACAGCCTGATTGCCAGTCGTTTTCCCCGTGACAAGCTGCAGCCGGTGCTGCTCGGCTTGCCATTCTTCCGCGAGCTCGCCGAGCAGGCGCCGGCCGAGCTTGAGCGGTTGCTGCCGCATACCCGTTTGCTGCTTGCCGATCCGGGTGAGCTCATCATGCGCAAGGGCGAGTTTGATTCCTGGTGCTATTTCCTGCTGAAAGGCCAGCTGGCGGTGCAGGCCGGTGAAGACGACAGCAGCGGCAAAACGGTGGGCTACATCCAGCCCGGTGACATGTTTGGGGCGCTGGCGATCATGCGTGACAGCGATCGCAGTGCCAGCATCGTCGTTCGTGGCCGCAGTGCCGATAAAAGCGATCTGGAAAAAGATCGCGCCATTTTGTTTGGGCTCGATTTTTCCCCGTTTGGTGAACTCGATGATTTCAGCCAGATTTCGCTGGCGACTAAGCTGCGGTTTTTTCAGCTGGTGGTGGAGCGGACCGAGGCGCGACTGCAAGCCTATGAGCGGGAAATGCCGGGCACCGATCTCGGTGTTCGCCTGGCCAGTTTGCCGAGTTTCCATGGCGCTCAGGAAAGTCTCGAACGTCTGCAATACCTGCATCAACGCGCCGATGCGCTGGCGGAACTGTTGACCGAATGGAATCTGACCCTGGAAAGTCTGGATGACTACCATCCGGTGCGTGAGTTGCCACGGGCTGATGTCTTGGCCGATCTCGAACGGCTCTATTTCGGTTGAGCCGTATTCCCGCCATGCGCCGGCAGTGTGTGTCGCTTCGGCGAGGACAACGAGCCCTGTTGTGGCTGATCGGTTTGGGCTGGCTTGTTTGGTCAAGCGTCGTCAGTGCCGAAGCGGCTCAGTTGAATGCCGCGCCGTTATCAACTGATGCCGAGCAAGCTCGGCTGCGTCAGCGTGGTGAATACCTGAGTCATGTTGCTGGTTGTCATGCCTGTCATACCGATCATCGT is a window encoding:
- a CDS encoding cyclic nucleotide-binding domain-containing protein; protein product: MHSLIASRFPRDKLQPVLLGLPFFRELAEQAPAELERLLPHTRLLLADPGELIMRKGEFDSWCYFLLKGQLAVQAGEDDSSGKTVGYIQPGDMFGALAIMRDSDRSASIVVRGRSADKSDLEKDRAILFGLDFSPFGELDDFSQISLATKLRFFQLVVERTEARLQAYEREMPGTDLGVRLASLPSFHGAQESLERLQYLHQRADALAELLTEWNLTLESLDDYHPVRELPRADVLADLERLYFG